DNA sequence from the Peteryoungia desertarenae genome:
AACTTTCCTGGTGGATGTTTGCCTCTGCCATCTTCATCTACATCGTGACGATCGGCCTGCTGGGCGTCGGGGCCGGGATCTTCCGCGGCCGCAACCGGCTTTCCTTCCGCGCAGGGACGACGCTTGTGGTCTTGGGCGGCGTATTGGCGCCAATCATTGCCATCGTCGCGATCGGCGTCTCGGGCGTCGCCATCGGTGACGAAACCGAGGGCCCCGATGACGGCTCTGCCAAGCTGACGGTGGAGGTGGTCGGCCGCCAGTGGTGGTGGGAACTGCGCTATCTCGATGCGGCGGGCGAAGTCGTCGCGGTCACCGCCAATGAATTGCATTTGCCCGTGGGCGAACGGGCGCGTCTCGAACTTCTCTCCGACAATGTCATTCACAGCTTCTGGGCGCCAAATCTCCAGGGCAAGACCGACGCCATTCCGGGGCGCCGAAACCTACTTTTCGCGGAGCCGGAGGTGGAGGGCGTGTGGCGGGGGCAATGCGCGGAATTCTGCGGCAACCAGCACACGCTGATGGGTTTCATGGTAATCGCAGAGCCACGGGAAAAATTCGGTCGCTGGCTGGAGCGCCAGGCAAGCGACGCGCGCGCTACGCAAGGCCCAGGCCTCGACATTTTCCTCAAGCTCGGCTGCGGCGACTGCCACACCATCCGCGGCACCTCGGCCGCCGGACAAAAGGGTCCGGACCTGACACATCTCGCCTCACGCCGGACGCTTGCCGGCGCAACCCTCAAGAACAGCCGCGGCAATCTGGGCGGCTGGATCACCGACACCCATGAAGTCAAACCCGGAGCGCTGATGCCCTCGTTTACGCCTGAACCTCAGGATCTGCACGATCTTCTTGACTATCTGGAGGCCCTGAAATGACCGCTAGGGACGGCACGGCAGAGGCGCGGGATCACGCTCTTGGGCCATCGAGCTACGACCATCAGGCGGCCGTCGGTCAAGCATCCTTCGAGCGGATCGAGAAGACCTGGCGCTCGCCGTCAGGCTTTTTCGGCTGGTTCACCCAGGTGAACCACTCGGCCATCGGCCTGCGTTTCATCGTCACGGCCTTCGTCTTCTTCATCCTGTCCGGCCTTCTGGCGCTGGCCATGCGGCTGCAACTGGCCATACCGCTCAACCAGATGCTGTCGCACGAGACCTACAATCAGGTGATGACGGTGCATGGCACGGCGATGATGTTTCTCTTCGCTATTCCCGCGATGGAAGGTTTTGCCATCTACATAGCGCCCCTGATGGTCGGTGCCCGGGACATGGCTTTCCCGCGGCTCAACGCCTTTGGCTACTATGTCTACCTGATCGGCGGATCGGCCTTCTTCCTCTCGCTCGCCTTCGGCATGGCGCCGGATGCCGGCTGGTTCAACTATGTGCCGCTGGCCAACAAGACCTTCTCGGAAGGCTATGGAGTGGACATCTGGACCACGATGATCACCTTCATCGAGCTCTCGGCCCTCACCGCAGCCGTCGAACTGATCGTCACGATCATGAAGCTCCGGGCGCCTGGGATGTCGCTCGACCGCATGCCGATCTTCGTCTGGGCCGTGCTGGTCATGTCCTTCATGATCCTGTTCGCAATGCCGTCTGTCATGGTGGCCAGCGCCTTCCTGATGATGGACCGGCTCGTCGATACCCAGTTCTTCATCGTCGAGAATGGTGGTTCTCCGCTGTTATGGCAGCACTTGTTCTGGTTCTTCGGCCATCCGGAAGTCTATATCATCCTCGTCCCCGCCCTCGGGATCGTCACCTCCATCGTCGTCACATTCTCCGGCCGGCCCCTGTTCGGCTATACTGCGCTGGTGCTGGCAATTACCGGCATCGGCATGGTGAGCTTCGGGCTCTGGGTGCATCACATGTACACGACCGGTCTGCCCTTCATGGGCCGCTCCTTCTTCATGGCTGCGTCCTCGATGATCGCCATTCCGAGCGGCGTGCAGGTCTATTGCTGGATCGCGACGCTCTGGGGTGGCAAGGTCCGTTTCGCCACCCCCATGCTGTGGGTTCTCGCCTTCTTCGGCGTCTTCATCGCCGGCGGCCTCACGGGCGTGATGGTCGCGTCCGTTCCCTTCGACCGGCAGGTGCATGACAGTTATTTCGTCGTCGCCCATTTCCATTACGTGCTGATGGGCGGCGCCGTCTTTCCACTGATGGGAGCGGTCTATTACTGGTTTCCCAAGGCGACGGGGCGCATGCTCTCGGAGCATCTCGGCACATGGAGCTGCCTGACTGTCTTTGTCGGCTTCAACATTACCTTCTTCCCGATGCATATCCTCGGCCTGCAAGGCATGCCCCGTCGCATCTATACCTATCTCGACGGCATGGGCTGGGGTGACCTCAACCTGCTCGCGACAGCCGGCGCCTTCCTTCTGGCCTTCGGCTTCGCGCTGACGCTGTTCAACGTCATACACAGCGTCCGCCATGGCGCAGCAGCCCCGGACAATGCCTGGGGCGGATCGACCCTCGAATGGGCGACCGCTTCGCCACCGCTCAACTGCAACTTCATCCAGCAGCCGGTGGTCGAAAGCCGACGCCCCATGTGGGACTGGCGCGAGGCAGACACGCGCACGGTGGTGGCGGGGCTGCGGGAGGACCGCCGGGAGACCATGGTCACCACCCTGCTCGATGCACGACCCCAGTCTGTGATGGTGCTTCCGGGACCGACCCCTTGGCCCTTCGTATCAGCGGTGGCGGCGTCGGCCGGCTTTATCGGGCTGATCTTCAGCCCCTGGTTCTTCCCCATCGGTTTTTTTGCGGTCTTTGCCACCATGGTCTTGTGGTTCTGGCCCCGTCACCCTTGGCGAAAGGAGTGAAAGCCCATGCAAACCCGCATTACAGTTGACGCAAGGGAGATCGATCGGTTCGCTCCCCACACCCATCCGCTGTGGTGGGGGGTGCTCGGCGCCGTGGCCATCGAGGCGGCGGTGGTGGCCACGCTGCTCACGAGCTATTTCTATCTGGCGGCTCAAAATCCCGAATGGCCACCCCGAGGTGTCGCGCCGCCGGATCTCTTCTGGCCGACGGTGGTGCTGGTGCTCCTGCCCATGTCCAGCTTCACCATGTGGTGGGCGGGCAGGGGGTCTGATCGCGGTGACAAACGCCAGCTCTCGATCGGCGTCACTACTAGTGTGCTCCTGGCTTTGCTCGCACTGGCCGCCCGATCGGTGCAGATCGCCGAGTTCGACGCCTCTTGGAACAACCATGCCTATGGTTCGATCCTCTGGGTCATCACCGGATTTCATTACACCCACGTCGTCTCCGCCGTCTGTGGCACCGCCGTCGTCAGCGTGCTGGCCTGGCGGGGCTATTTCACGCCGGAGCGACAGCTCGGTGTCGTGGTGGACACAGTCTACTGGTACTTCGTGGCCGGCGTTTTTCTGCCGATCTATCTCGTCCTCTACGTCGCGCCACGACTGTTGTGAGGAGCGTGGCTGATGTCGAAGATGGACCACTCCCGAAATGCCGACCGCGCCGTGAAGGACACCAAGGATGGTGAGCTGGAACTGGCGCGCCAGGAAGGTTTCGAGGCCCTGACACCCTGGTTCGGCTGGGGTCTGGCTCCGGCTGCCTGGGCACTCCATCAGGGCGTCGGATATGCCATGGTGGAGTGGCTATGCACTATTGGGCAACGCTGGCCCTATCACGCGCTCACCGTGTTTGCGGTCTGCCTCTGCGCCACCGGCATCGCGGCGGCGGTCCATGCCCTGCGGCGGTCTCGGCACATCCGCCCGGAACGTTCGGCGGCCCGCATGCGGATGATGGCACTGGTGGGCCTGATGCTGAGTGCAGCCGCACTGGGCGGAATTACGGTCGAATACGTGCCGACCTTCTGGATCGACACCTGCAAAGGGATCGTATGATGTCCAGAAATGCTCTTCTCGTTTTTACTCTTGTCGCCGCGCCGTTCCCCGCCCTCGCGCATTCCGCCAACCATACCGGGGCCGTATTCTGGAGCCTGGAGCTGCTCGCCGTTCTCCCCATCATGCTTGCCGGAACCTTCTATCTCGTGGGCCTTGTGCGCATGCGGGCCTGGACCGGAACCCTGGCGGCGGCTGGCCCGATCAGGGTGACGCTCTTCGCTGTCGGGCTGTCGCTGGCGGTGGTCCTTCTCCTCTCTCCGCTCGACAGATGGGCCGAACGCTTCCTGTCGGCGCATATGGTCCAGCATTTCGGCCTGATGCTGGTTGCGGCACCCCTCATTGCGCTCGGGCGACCCGGCATCGTCTATCTCTGGGCTCTGCCGCAGTCCTGGCGGCAGGATTTCGCCCGCTTCCGCAGCGGCAAGCTCGGCCGCGCGACCCGCGCACTATTTACACCGGTTGGGGCCTGGCTCACCTATTTTCTCGTGCTGTGGCTCTGGCATTCGCCGCCGCTCTTCGCCCGCGCCGTGCAGCACGAGGCAGTGCATGCCCTGCAGCATCTCTGCTTCCTGGGCGCGGCACTTCTGTTCTGGACCGTCGTGACCGAGAGCCCGCGCGGCGAGGGCAGGGCGGCCATGCTCGTTGTCATATTTACGACTGCCGTCCAGTCCTGCGCGCTAGCAGCGCTGATGACCATGTCGAGCATCCAGTGGTACCCCTTCTATAGTGAGGGGCCGCTCGGCCTCTCGGCGCTCGAGGACCAGCAACTCTCCGGTTTGATCATGTGGGTGCCCTGCTGCGCCATCATGATCGGGGCTGGGGTCGCAACCATGGCAACGCTACTGCGCGACATCGAAACCCGCATGCAGCAGGCGAGGCGCCGATGAAGTGGGTCATCGCATTTTCCTGCCTCTTGATGGTTGCCGGATGCAGTGAGGAAACGCCCCGAGATGTTCAGGCGCTCGTCGACGCTCATGGCTGCGGGACCTGCCACCGCATCCCGGGCATCCCCGGAGCCACGGGACGGACGGGTCCTCCGCTGAAGGAATACCATCGACAGGTCTATGTCGCGGGCATTCTCCCGAACACGAGAGAGACCTTGGCCCGGTTCATCGAGGATCCGCAGGCGATCGATCCGCGCTCGGCCATGCCGGACGTGGGCGTGACCGCAGAGGAAGCAACCCTCCTGGCCGATTATCTGAGGTCAGAACCATGAGGCGCTTCAGACGATATGCACTGGTCTCCGCCCTCACGCTGCTCGTCGCGGGGACCGCCCTTTTCGGCTTCGGGGAGTTCTGGAAGCTCGGCGCCATCAGTCAGCATCCCGTCTGGCTTTACAAATTAATTGTCCTGGTGCGCGATACCGTGACCGGGATCGACGCCGAAAACGTCGAGCTGCCTGAAGGATTTGCCCCGGTGGCCGATGCAGGGACGGCTCTGCTTTACCGGGAGAACTGCGCCCCCTGCCATGGCGGCCCGGGCGTCGCTCCGAAGGACTTCGCGCTCGGCATGATGCCCGTTCCGCCACCGCTGGCCGGAATTGCAGGCGAGCGTTCGGCCAAGGAGATCTTCTGGTTCATCCGCAACGGCTTGAAGATGAGCGGCATGCCGGCTTGGGAGGGCCGGCTCAGCCGGGCCGAGATGCTTGATCTGACCGCCTTCGTCGAAGCGCTCCCGACGCTGACGCCTGCGGACTATCGCAGATTGGTCGGAGAGCCTGAAGCAGCGCCGCGGCAAGAGGGTACCGGCGAGACACCCACCATCGCCGACACTTCGGCAGCAGATGCGGAGCGCGGCCGGCTGCTGATGAGGCTGCATGCCTGCCGGAGCTGCCATGAAATTCCGGGGTTGGTCGGAGCCGATGTGCATGTCGGCCCTGATCTGAGCGAGGCGGGAAGTCGCCGCTACATTGCCGGCGTGCTGAAGAACACCCGTGAGAATATGGTGCGGTGGATCACCGATCCGCCCGCGGTCAATTCCCTGACGGCCATGCCCGACCTCGGCGTCACACCGGCACAAGCCGCCGATATGGCCGCCTACCTCTATCAACTGTCACCCTGGCCTAACTCTCGCTCTGCGAAGGGCGAGCCGGATCAAGGACAAAAGGCTGAAATGGGCGGTCAATGAGGCGCTCTTGACTGGCAATACGGAGCAGGACCATGGAACAGATCAATGTCGCTCTCGCCTGCATCGGCTTGACTATCATCCTCGTCGGCCTCCTGTCTGCCGCGATCAAGAAGAGCCTCGTCCAGGAGCCGATGATTGCCGTGTTCGTGGGAATTTCCGTCGGGCCCTTCGGCCTCGGCTGGCTCGACATCGGTCGCTGGGGCGAAGAAACCGCCATTCTGGAACATGCTGCTCGATTGACGCTCGCCATCGGTCTCATGGGTGTGGCGCTGCGCATCGACAAGAAGAGCGTGCAGAACCTTTGGCGACCGGTGACGGTCCTGCTGACCCTTGCCATGCTCGGCATGTGGCTGATGTCCGCAGTTCTCGTTGCCTGGTGTCTCGCTGTGCCCTTCTGGCTCGCCCTGCTCATTGGCGCTGTCGTGACACCGACGGACCCGGTGGTCGCGAGTTCAATCGTTTCCGGCCCCTTTGCCATCAAGCATCTGCCCCTTCGGGTCAGAGACACGATCTCGCTGGAATCAGGAGCAAATGACGGGCTCGCCTACATCTTCGTCATGCTGCCGATGCTCATGCTGCAACATCCGGTCTCGGAGGCATGGGAGAGGTGGTTGGTGCATTCCTTGCTGATTGGCGTCGTATTGGCGGCAATCATCGGTATCGTCATTGGTTATGCGGCGGCCAAGGCGATCGCCTATGCAGAACAACGCGGCCTGGTCGAACAGCAATCGCTGCTCGGCTACACCGTCGCCTTCTCGCTCGTCACCTTGGGCGCCGCCGAACTTGTCGGTGCGGATGCGCTGCTTTCCGTCTTCCTGTCGGGTTTCGTTTTCAACTTGGCGACCGACCGTCAGGACAAGCAGAATGAGGAGAACATCCAGGAGGCCGTGGCGAAGCTCTTCACGCTCCCGATGTTCGTCATCTTCGGCATCGCGCTGCCCATAAAGGAGTGGCTGGACCTCGGCTGGCCGCTGCTGTTTGCCGCGGTTTCCGTTCTCCTGCTGCGCCGCCCGCCGGTCCTGCTCGTGCTGTCCCCGCTTTTGAGCAGGCCCCTGAAGGGAATCGACGTAGCCTATATAGGATGGTTCGGTCCAATCGGCGTTGCTGCGATCTACTATGCAAACTTCGCTAGATCGCAATTGCACGAGCCTCTGGTCTGGTATGCTGCCAGCGCGATAGTCTTCGCGTCAATCATGATGCATGGCGTGACTGCCGCCCCCTTCACGCGGTGGCATGCTCGCCACAGGTTCCGGCGTGGTAACGCGCGGCGCGGCTAGAACGACGCGAATCCCGTGAGGGAGACCGATAATTTCTCTGGGGTCGGACACCGTTTGTACGGTCCGTGCAGTCCATCAGCATTGTTTTGTTCGGAGAGGCAGCGAGGGCGGTGGAATGGACAATCACGATCGAGGGAAAGAACGAGTTCGACGATGTTTGCCGGAAGACGGTTCGTATCGACAAGAGTTGGGCACGTCTGTTTGACGGCGACATTGGCCTGTCGATTGAGGACGGCAAGACAATGATCACGGCGCTGTAAAGCGCAGTCAAAGCCCATGAGGCGGAGACCTACTCCCTCTTCCGCCCGGACTGCCCGAACTGCCACACCTTCCGGCGTGTCAAGGACTACACATCACGCCGGATCCGAACCGTCTTCGGCACGGTGGAGGTCTGTAATCCTCGCTGGATGCTGTGCCAGGATTGCCATCCGGGCATGAACGGCGCCTTCCGCCGCTGAAGGAAATCTGCCCCGATCGAGCGACGTCCGAACTGATGGAGCTGACTGCCCGTTTGGGAAGCATGATGCCCTACCGGCAGGCAGCCAAGGTGCTGGCCGAATTCCTGCCGATTGAACCCATCGAGACGTATGCGACCGTACGCAAGCGGACCATCAGGATCGGCGAACGGCTAGATGACCGGATTGTACGGGAAACAGGGAAGGCGAGAGCTCAAACGGATGACCGCCGCAAGGAATTCGTCATCAGCATCGATACCGCTCATGTTCGCAGCGCCGAGCCCAACGCAGCGCGAAACTTCGAGCTCGTAGTTGCCCGATGCGGCCGCGGAGGACGAGGCGAACCAGGTGGCCGCTATTTCGTCACCGGCAGCACCGCCCGCAAGCAATTGTCGATCGCGCCCTCCACGCGCTTGAAGGAGCCGGATATAGCGGCTTTGGCGATGTTAAGGTGATTTCGGACGGCTCAGAGATTCTCAAGCGGGTGCCCCGCGTCATGCTAAAGCCGACAACCCACATCATCGACTGGTTCCACATCGTCATGAAGATCCAGCTGATGCAGCAGATTGCCGAGCACATCGCGCGATCGCAGCTCAGCCCCATTGACGCGCTTCCAACGATCGACACAGATATGAGGGACGTCAAATGGCGTTTGTGGCACGGCTGCGTGGATAGCGCGATCCGGGACCTGGAGCAGCTCCTGGCGAAGCTGCACGGATCACGGCAAGTAAGCGAGTCCTCGATCGCTCGGCTGCACAGCCTCAGCGTTCAACTCCCGACCTATATCCGCTCGAACCATGGTGCGATTGTCGACTATGGAAAGCGTTGCCGGGCCGGGCTTCGCGTTGCCACGACCCTCGCCGCGTCGGCAGTGAATCCCCTAGTCGGCAAGCGGATGGTGAAGAAGCAGCAGATGCGGTGGTCGCTCCACGGCGCGAATATGCTGATGCAGGTTTGAACTGCGGAGGCAAATGGCGAACTTCGTGATCGATTGCGAGCACCTTTTCGACAGCCTGAAGCGAACATGCCACCGCTATTCAAACCAAAACCGCCCCTCCTGCGTGCCGCGTAACCCCAGTGAAGTTACTGGTCTCAACGCCGTTGGATGCTGTATTTGTGAGCGGCAAATGCTTGAATCTACCGCGTTATCGAGTTTCTTTTTTGGCTTTCTCGGCTGGTTATCTCAGGTTCCAAAACCTTGAAACAGGTATCGAATGTGACGCTACTATTGGGCCTCATCCTGTTACCTGATCCGCGCCATGTTTCGGCGCAGCGCGTTGGAAAATCTCGTCAACCCGCCTTGAACAAGTGCGTCAATGAACGCCTCGACCGATGGCGTAGTCTTGCGCAGATTGAGCCGCGCATTGTTCACACTTGAGATGAGCGCATCAGGAAACGCCGCATTGAGATCGACCAGGAAATCATAAGGAGACTGGCAAGTGACCCCGTAGGGACGCAGGAGTTCGACCGGGAAATCCTTGATGTTCCAAGTGACGATCACGGAAGCTTTCGCTGCGATGGCGGCTGCGAGTACGTGCCGATCATCAGGGTCGGGTAGTGTGAGATCGCTGACGAATGCGCGATAGTTCGTCACGTCCGCCTCCGGCAAAACGGCTTTCATCTTGTCGCGTGTGGCGATCAGGCGCTCAATCGGCAAGTGAGGCGTGTTGGCAACAAGATTACGCATCCATTCGTCATGGATCTCATCGGTCCAGCGTGCCTCGACGAGGCCATCAAACGCGCACTGGATCAGGACGTTGCGAAGATGAAAGGGATAGAGGACGCAGGCATCATAGACCGTGACGGGCGGCTTAGAGGCCATGGGCTTCAATGAGATCCTCGGTATCTTCGGCAAGAGCGTCCATTGCGACCTCACGAATGTCCAGCTTCGTCTTTAGCTCAAGCACATCCTTGAGCCTGGTGCGGCGGTGCTTGCCAACATAGCGAAACGGTAGATCACTACTGTCCATGCGCAAGACGACGAGAGGACGAGAAATGCCGAGAATAGCGGACGCCTCTGTTGGGCTCAATTCTTCATCTTCGGCCAGCACTGCGACCCGTTCACCGCGCAGCATGTGCGCCAGAAGGGCTTGCACTGCCGCAGCGGCTGAGGGGGAATTAAAAGCGTCTGTTTCCGGCCATCTTCTTGCAGAAGATGAAGTTCCAGCCTGTCTCCTGCAGTCAACTTCGGTAACGGCGGCACAGCTTTGCGGTCGCGCTCCGACAATTCCGCAAAATGAACGATCTGGCTGGCCATGGCGATGTCTCCTTGAGCGTCAGTAAACCGCGCACATATTGTAACTGCAATAACTGAAACTCAGTGATCTGTTTGCATCCAAGGCTATGCAAGGGTATCGGATCGAGGTCGCCCCCTTTAACGTCCCGCCGTGGCCAGCAGCAGATCACGGATCCCGGGCGATAGTGGCAGTCAATTGAACGTCGCCTGGTATTGTGTTGCCATCAGCGAAACATGGGCTTCAAGTGGCGGTCGTAACTCGAACGCGCGCACTTCGCGGGAGAAGTCGAACAAGCGTACCAGGCTCCATTCATGCTTTCGGACGTTCGCCACTTCCAACTCGTTTCTTGAGATGTAGAAAGGCGTGCGCTCCCATCCGTTCGTCGTCTTCACCTCGATCAGTCGAGGTGACCCATCCGGAGCAAAACTGGCGATATCATAGCCGGCGCCGTCTCCGTCTTCCTGCGAGACCCACCGGACTTTCGCTGCCAGATCCCGCCGACCGATGCTTTGAAGCTGTGCACGTTCATGATGGAACACTCTCTCCTCACCGGCTTTGCCGAGTGTGCGATTTCGCTCATCCCGTCCCGCTACGTCGAACCTGCGAGCGATTGCCTCAATCTGCGCCAGTTCGGTCCGAGGAGGAGAATTTTGCATCGTTGGCGGCACGCCCAGGAACAGCGTTGGTGCATCAGCAAAGTTCGAGGGAACCGTCACTGCATTCGACGCTTCGAATAACGGATTTTTGGCAAGCCATCGTGAAACGGCCTCCGCCAGCGACATCTGAAAATTGAAGCGAGGTTGATAACCGTTGATGTAAGGAAGGCCAAAGCCGACCAACGCGGCAGAGATATTGCAGTTCTTGAACTCTATTGAACCTTTTGACCGCCCAAGACACTGCTGAAGGCTCCTGTTGTTCATTGCCTTGTTATAAGGTCGGCAAGCCAGATCATCCTTCAGCATTTGGAAGTAGACGGCGACGATCACGTCATTTTCCTGATCTGACCAACTTTCAGCGCTCATGTAGTCAGCCCCCACTGGACGGGATCCAGTGTCGACACGGATGCCGGATAAGAAACCACGATGCCGGTCATGCCAGCATCTGTAGCCCGTGTTTTTGCACGAGCGACAAAAGCTTGAGCGCTGGTCCGCTCGGTCGCTTGGCACCGGTCTCCCATTTCTGGACCGTCGATTGGCTGGTGTTCAGATAGCGGGCAAAGACCGGCTGGCTTACATGATTGTTCTCGCGCAGTGCCTTGATCTCACCAGGTGTCAGTTCCCGTGGAGTGACCAGGCAGTCCTCATCGAAGGTTCTCATGGTTTCCTTGTCGATGGTGCCAGCGGCATACATACCCTCGACCGCGCTGTGGATAGCCTCAAATGCATCGCTCTTGAACTTGCGCCTAGTTGTCATGGTCTATCTCCAGCAATGCACCGCTCTCGATTTCAGCGTCGAGGTCGCCCTTCGTCTTGCGCCGATAGAGATCGGCGAGCGTTCGAAACGCAACCAACTCGTCGTCCTCGATGTTCGCCCGATCCTTCTTGGCGAAGAGATAGGCAAACACCCAGAACTCCCCGGTCTTTGCCAGAACGATTGATCGGTGCATGTTGTCGTTCAACCGCTTCTTGAAGACGCCTCCGCCAAGGTCGTCGGCCTGTCCGAGAGCGACCTGACGGATCGCCTCCGACAGAACCTTGTCGGAGATGCGCGCCTTCTTCGCTGCCTTGGCAAACCACGCGGTTTTGAACACTCGTTCTGACATCGCTTTATATAGCACTTGGTGCTATATCCATCAAGGCAGGGCCGGGACCTATGCCGCTTCCCATACCTGATTCAAAATCCGGGCGGCAAGGGCCGCCTTGTCCTGCGGCAGAAAGCGGCCATAGTGCTGCTGCACCACATCTGGCGTATCCTGGATCGCATAGCTTGCCTGCTCGTAAGAACCGGTTTGCTTCAGGATGTGGGTCGCCAGTATGTCGCGAAGATTGTGTGGGCCATGAGGCAGCAAGCCTTTGATGGCGCCGCGCCCGGTATAGGGATTGTAGATCCCATAGCGTTGGATCACGGTCCGCCAGGCCTCATAGAACGTGGTGGAGTCGTAAGCCGCATTCAGACTGGTTTTCTTCACCGTCTTGACGAACAGAGTGCCGGGATCTTTTGCAGGCCCTAGCAGAACACCGCGATGGCGATTGATGTAGGCCTCGAGATATTCGTAGAGATCGAGCAGGTCCGGGAGGACCAATCTGAAGGGCTTCTGCCCGAAGAACGACGAACCGGAATTCTTGAAGGCAACCGACGGGATCAGGACTTCCCAGCCGCCATCCCTGTCGCTCCAGCGCAACTCGCCGCATCTCATGTCTTCGAGACGACGTTCCGATGTTGGAAAATGGCCGCGCGGGCATACACGAAGCTGGCGGAGATTCTTTTGCCGAAGCCCGAGGTGAAGACCGATACGAAGCAGAAGAAAAGAACGCACGGCTTCTGCGGCTGCACGGGGATAGCGGTGCTCATCCGGCATACGCTTCAGAATCTCATCGGTAATCTTGCGATATTCCGACAAGGGGCTGTCTGCCTCAAGGATGACCATGATCGGTTCGAACGGGTCTCGGTGCACCCGCATGACCCGCTGTATTTCCTTGGACCTATTGGCCGCGTGCCTGTGAAACGCGTCGCAGGCACTGTGCCAGTCTCGGGTTGCAAGCTCTATCTCGTCAGGTGCCACCAGACCTTCAATCGGCCTGACGTTTCTCAAGAGGTCCGGATGCTGCCGGATCCAGCCCACCTCGGCGCGCGTCAGCGCCTGGGCGACCATCAGCATGTCTTCCTCCCACTTGGTATAGAAACCACGCCGCTGCTCGCGCCATTGCAGATACCAGTCCCATACACCGGGAAAGATCAACAGGCCGAAAGTCAGTTGGCCAAGCGGCACGCCTCGGCCTTTGACGGGTCCGTCTGGAGAGGCGGCGAGCGCCCCGAACATCAGGCCGAGATGTTCGATCTTCTGCGCAGCCGTTTCTTCTCCCCAGACCCCGTTCCGCTGATATCCGATCTTCGTCAATGTGGACGTCTTGAAACGGATCAGATCCGCCATTTCCATAGCCAGTCGCGGAGGTGCGTCTACAACACCGGTAAGCAGGTCTGGATCCTCACAAGGCTCTGCCGCATTCTTATTCGCATCTGCGAACTGGGAGTGTAGCTGCTGTGACGGCGCCATGCCCCCATAGGTAATACCTGGAAAACGAATGGCGTAACGCTGTCTGATGGCCGCCGCCTGATATCGCCGGTAGTCTGTCGATCCGGAGATAATCACCCGACGCACCCAGTCGATGATCTCTTCTCGCTTGCTGAACGGCAGCCTGTCGAAGTCGTCCGGAAGGTGCAGAGCAATCCGCCGACGTTCTGCGGGGCTGATATCGCCAAGGTCGTGGCCATGAAGAGAGCGTGACTGGTGAGGTAACTTCGACTTGAGATACCCGTCCGACAATCGGTATCGCTTCTCGATTCGAGAGAGGATCCTAAAGCTCGCGACCGATCTTGGCACCCGATCACCCTGGATCCAGGACAAAAGCGT
Encoded proteins:
- a CDS encoding cation:proton antiporter — encoded protein: MEQINVALACIGLTIILVGLLSAAIKKSLVQEPMIAVFVGISVGPFGLGWLDIGRWGEETAILEHAARLTLAIGLMGVALRIDKKSVQNLWRPVTVLLTLAMLGMWLMSAVLVAWCLAVPFWLALLIGAVVTPTDPVVASSIVSGPFAIKHLPLRVRDTISLESGANDGLAYIFVMLPMLMLQHPVSEAWERWLVHSLLIGVVLAAIIGIVIGYAAAKAIAYAEQRGLVEQQSLLGYTVAFSLVTLGAAELVGADALLSVFLSGFVFNLATDRQDKQNEENIQEAVAKLFTLPMFVIFGIALPIKEWLDLGWPLLFAAVSVLLLRRPPVLLVLSPLLSRPLKGIDVAYIGWFGPIGVAAIYYANFARSQLHEPLVWYAASAIVFASIMMHGVTAAPFTRWHARHRFRRGNARRG
- a CDS encoding type II toxin-antitoxin system RelE/ParE family toxin; translated protein: MSERVFKTAWFAKAAKKARISDKVLSEAIRQVALGQADDLGGGVFKKRLNDNMHRSIVLAKTGEFWVFAYLFAKKDRANIEDDELVAFRTLADLYRRKTKGDLDAEIESGALLEIDHDN
- a CDS encoding DUF3883 domain-containing protein, which encodes MSAESWSDQENDVIVAVYFQMLKDDLACRPYNKAMNNRSLQQCLGRSKGSIEFKNCNISAALVGFGLPYINGYQPRFNFQMSLAEAVSRWLAKNPLFEASNAVTVPSNFADAPTLFLGVPPTMQNSPPRTELAQIEAIARRFDVAGRDERNRTLGKAGEERVFHHERAQLQSIGRRDLAAKVRWVSQEDGDGAGYDIASFAPDGSPRLIEVKTTNGWERTPFYISRNELEVANVRKHEWSLVRLFDFSREVRAFELRPPLEAHVSLMATQYQATFN
- a CDS encoding PIN domain-containing protein, with product MASKPPVTVYDACVLYPFHLRNVLIQCAFDGLVEARWTDEIHDEWMRNLVANTPHLPIERLIATRDKMKAVLPEADVTNYRAFVSDLTLPDPDDRHVLAAAIAAKASVIVTWNIKDFPVELLRPYGVTCQSPYDFLVDLNAAFPDALISSVNNARLNLRKTTPSVEAFIDALVQGGLTRFSNALRRNMARIR
- a CDS encoding helix-turn-helix domain-containing protein, producing MTTRRKFKSDAFEAIHSAVEGMYAAGTIDKETMRTFDEDCLVTPRELTPGEIKALRENNHVSQPVFARYLNTSQSTVQKWETGAKRPSGPALKLLSLVQKHGLQMLA